TTCTCGCAGCGCCACTGATCCAGCTTCTCAGAACAGAGTGCTTTATGGGCCAACCTGAtcatgaagaaaaagacaagGCAAGTTGACTGGCCGGATCTTAGTTCAAACTTCCATCTAGCTTTATCCTCAGGAGGGACGAGGCGGAAGAGTATGGGTGAAAATTACACTTTCCTAACCAGATGGCAAGGGACACTGAGCCACCTAGTGGAGTAAGGTCCATTTTTTGAAACTCCAAGAAAATTGTAGGGCAGTGGTACAAAGGGCTTGCTTTAGGGTTTAGGACTATACAAGTagaattaaatattcaaattccAGGTGAAGGAAATCCTGGGTCTCAGCCCTCTATTAGGGAACACTTGTTAGGAAAATTGCTAAACAGGAGTGGAGTGAGTGAGGCTTAAAACTGAAAACCTGAGTCTGCTTGATGAGTTTTGTTTTGAAGACTACATTCTAGCTTAAAAGACCAGGAAATAGAGGGAAAGGGGAATGGTGCTGGGACTAAAAGGGTgagaagaaggaggggaagggtaaAGTAGAAAATAGAATGGGGACTCACCAGTAGTTAATTCCTACATTATCCAGAATCTTCTTGACACACATAATGTCATCAGTAAGGTCATCATCCAGGAACTCTGGCAGGAGTTACGGGGGGAAAAATGAGAGAGCTAAGTATTACCCAGAAAGGTAATGAGTTTCCCTCTTCCCTGGTCCTTCTCTGATCTAGAGGCTTATGCCTTTTGCCTTTCTATATGAGAAATCCAGTACAATAATGCCTCCCCCTAGGTAAGGACTCCCTTCGCTTCTCTGGGTGCATCTCTAGAGGAATTATCAACTTCATCAACTGACTTACTCTGAAAATGCAGGGTATTAGACTTCAAGATCCCCAAACAGCTCAGATCATCTACCTGTGAACTTTAAGTGACTGTCTGGGGATTTGGTGATAATGAAAAATTCTAACAGCCTCTTACTCAGTACTAACAATTGAAGTCCCACAGTTGATGTGGAGTCCAAGGCAGTGAAGTTAAAGGTGCGCTTGATGCCAAAAAAGGAGATTATCCCAGGAGTAGGCTCCAAAAAAACACAAGAACATGGTAAAAGTGGTCACTCACTGTCACAGGAGATGCCACAGATGTCCCTTGAGTGAGGGATATGGTTGTCTCTGCACCAAATTTTATTATTGATCTGGAAGAGTCCATATTCTGTGCTGCCATTGTTATTTACTACGGTTTGTGTGTCACAACCACTGGTATGAAATACGGTACAGACCCctgaaagaaagatgaaaaagagatATCACAGGGATGTCCACCTATAGTATAAATGAGGACCTGTATTCCCAGACAGAAAAAGGCTCTCCAGCCAATCTCCAAATATGGCCAACCACAGAGTATCTTGATAAGATGAAGAGCTCCAAAAAACAATCAGACaatgagagaaaggagagatagGTGAATAAATGTAATAAGAGAGTAAGCAGATGAGCAGATAAGAGGATTATTAGATAATTGAattaaaagtagagaaaaaaagaggaggaagagaagggtggGGAAGACAGAAGAAGATGAAGTATGGAACAAAGCAAGATAGGGAACTCACATTCAGGCAAAGTGACGCCTCCATAGCCATCCAGGTCTTTCAGCCTCTGGAACACctcacattttgttaattgttcgGCCTGGATGGCATGGAACAGGTTGCCCACCAGGAGCAGAGAGACAAAGGACATCATTTTGGCTGCTCCCAAGATTCTGAAATGGGGTCACCACACAACTTCACCTCCTTTTATTTGTGGAGAAAGCCTCAGGGGTCCTGGCATCAAGCCCTACATCCAGGAAGAGGATGAAGAGAGACTGGTCATGCCAACAAAGAAACATTTATCCTGCCAGCTTCCTTCCGTAATTTCACCccattattcttttccttcccagaATCTCTAGACCATACCAGGTATTGTTACCTGTCCAGAGAGAGTTACAAGCATGATCCTGTTTCCCATTTGGCTTTGTTTATACCTTTGTTTCTTGTAGTGTTGGTTCTAGGAAGCAGGATGTCCCCAACCTACTTCAGGAACAAAGGAGGCCTCAGGGGTAATACGAGTGAagcaattagaaaatacaaaaagggTCCATGGCCAACTCCCCCTTCTCCTTAGAGAAATACAGAATTTGGGAAAGGAGTGTATATCATCACTTGTCATGGCTCCAGTATCAGAGCTGGCACTTGCCCAGTCGACCCAGGCATGAAACAAAGGAAGAATTCCTTGATATGCCAGTTTGTGGCTGAGGGCTCAGAAATAGAGATAGAATATGGCAACATAGACTGAGAATCAGATATAACGTGGACCCAGAGACTTTCTATTTCACGAAAATGGAGAACTTGAAAAGTGTGTATGACAGTATCTAGCTACCCTATGAGCTATTATCAGCCTCCCCACATCCAACCACCACTACCATTAAATAGCCAGATAACACATTGTTAACCTAAAAGTAATAACTTGTAACAGACTTGTTCATAAACATATAAACTTGTAGACAGCTTCAGAGTTGGTCacagaaggttaaaaaaagaatgccCAAGCCAGTGGGAAGATTGGACTTCAAGCACTTTAAGGTTGGAGTAATATATATCTAGAGCCTATAAAACAAGATTCTGGATCTGAGCTTTCGGATCAGTGCCCTTGAGCAGTAGAGTTTAGGATACTAGTTCTGATGATTCCTTCGGCTTGCTGGCATCAAGCTTCACATCATGGTGCCAATAGCTGTTAGCTTCCTTCATGCAGGGGGTCATTCTCTCTACCACAATGTCTaaacctgatttcttttttctttttttaacatctttattatagtataactgctttaaatgttgtgttagtttctactgtataacaaagtgaatcagctatacgtatacatacatccccataatcccctccctcttgcgtctccctcccaccctccttaatCCACCcttctaggtagtcacaaagcaccggctgatctccctgtgtgatacattgtttcccactagctacctattctacatttggtagtgtatatatgtcaatgctactctccacttcgtcccagcttacccatccccctccctgtgtcctcagtccattctctacgtatgTGTCCTTATTCCTGTCCCTCCCCTAGGCTCATCAGAAccgtgttgtttttttttttttagattccatatatatgtgttaacacacagtatttgttatttttcttgctgacttacttcactctgtatgacagactctaggtccatccacctcactacaaataactcagtttagtttctttttatggctgagtaattttccattgtatatatgtgccacatcttctttatccattcatctgtcgatggacacttaggttgcttcatgtcccagctattgtaaatagtgctgcagtgaacattgtggtacatgactctttttgaattatggttttctcagggtatatgcccagcggtgggattgctggatcatatggtagttctatttttagtttttgaggaacctctatactgttctccatagtgactgtatcaatttacattcccaccaacagtgcaagagggttcccttttctccacaccctctccagcatttattgtttgtagattttttaatgatggccattctgactggtgtgaatacctcactgtagttttcatttgcaattttctagtgattagcgatgttgagcatcctttcatgtgtttgttggcaatctgtatatcttctttggagaaatgtctatttaggtcttctgcccatttttggattgggttgtttgtttttctgatattgagctgcatgagcttcttgtaaattttggagattaatcccttgtcacttgcttcatttgcaaatattttctcccattctgaaggttgtcttttcatcttgtttatggtttccttttctgtgcaaaagcttttaagtttcattaggtcccatttgtttatttttgtttttatttccatttctctaggaggtgggtcaaaaggatcttgctgtgatttatgtcatagaatgttctgcctatgttttccactgagagttttatagtgtctggccttacatttaggtctttagccattttgagtttatttttctgtatggtgttaggaagtgttctaatttcattcttctaaatgtagctgtccagttttcccagcaccacttattgaagacactgtcttttctacatgtatattcttgcctcctttgtcaaagataaggtgaccataggtccgtgggtttatctctgggctttctatcctgttccattgatctatatttctgtttttgtgccagtaccatactgtcttgattactgtagctttgtagtgtagtctgaagtcagggagcctgattcctccagctctgtttttctgtctcaagattgctttggctattcggggtcttttgtgtttccatacaaattataaaattttttgttctagttctgtgaaaaatgccagtggtagtttaacaaggattgcattgaatctgtagattgctttgggtagtatactcattttcacaatgttgattcttccaatccaagaacatggtatatctctccatctgtttgtatcatctttaattactttcatcagtgtcttacagttttctgcatacaggtcttttgtccccttaggtaggtttattcctaggtatttgattctttttgttgcagtggtaaatgggagtgttttcttaatttccctttcagatttttcattattagtgtgtaggaatgcaacacatttctgtgcattaattttgtatcctgctactttaccaaattcattgattagctctagtagttttctagtagcatcattaggattctctatgtatagtatcatgtcatcttcaaacagtgacagttttacttcttctttcctgacttggattccttttgtttctttttcttctctgattgctgtggataacacttccaaaactatgttgaataatggtggtgagagtgggcaaccttgtcctgttcctgatcttcaaggaaatggtttcaatttttcaccattgagaacaatgttggctgtcggtttgtcatatatggcctctattgtgttaaggtaggttccctctatgcctactttctggagagtttttaatcataaatggctgttgaattatgttgaaagatttttctgcatctcttgagattagcatatggtttttacccttcagtttgttaatatggtgtatcacattgatttgtgtatattgaagaatccttgcatccctgggataaaccccacttgatcatggcatatgatcctttgaatgtgctgttggattctgtttgctagtattttgttgaggatttttgcatgtgttcctcagtgatattagcctttagttttcttttgtgacatctttgtctggctttggtataagggtgatggtggcatcatagaatgaggttgggagtgttcctccctctgctatattttggaagagtttgagaaggataggtgtaagcTCCTCCCTAAATGTTTGCTGGagttcacctatgaagccatctgttcctgggcccttgtttgttagaagatttttaatcacagtttcaatttcagtgcttgtgattggtctgttaatatttctatttcttcctggttcagtctcgaaagactgtgtttttctaagaatttgtccatttcttccaggttgtccactttattgacatatagtttcttgtagtaatctctcatgatcctttgtatttctgcagtgtcagttgttacttctttttcatttttaattctattgatttgagtcttctccctttttttcttgatgagtctcattggtggtttatcagttttgtttatcttctctaagaaccagcttttagttttattgatcttcggtgttgtttccttcatttctttttcatttatttctgatctgatctttatgatttctttccttctgctactttgggttttttgttgttgttgttgtgttcttctttctctaattcctttaggtgtaagattaggttgtttatttgagatgtttctgtttcttgaggtaggattgtattgctataaacttccctcttagaatggcttttgctgcatcccataggttttgggtcatcatgttttcactgtcatttgtttctaggtattttttgatttcctctttgatttcttcagtgatctcttggttattaagtagtgtattgtttagcctccacgtgtttgtattttttacagattttttcctgtaactgatatctagtatcatagcattgtggtcggaaaagatacttgatacattttcaattttcttaagtttgccaaggcttgatttgtgacccaagatatggtctatcctggagaatgttccatgagcatttgtgAAGacaatgtattctgttgtttttggatggaatgtcctataaatatcaattacgtccaccttgttcaatgtatcatttaaagcttgtgtttccttatttatttgcattttggatgatctgtccattggtgaaagtggggtgttaaagtcccctactatgattgtgttactgtcaatttccccttttatggctgttagcacttgccttatgtattgaggtgctcctatgttgggtgcataaatatttacaattgttatatcttcttcttggattgatccctttatcattatgtagtgtccttctttgtctcttgtaatagtctttattttaaagtctattttgtctgatatgagaattgctactccagctttcttttgatttccatttgcatggaatatctttttccatcccctcactttcagtctgtatgtgtccctaggtctgaagtgggtctcttgtagacagcatatacacaggtcttgtttttgtatctattcagccagtctatgtcttttggttggagcatttaatccatttacatttaaggtaattatcaatatgtatgttcctgttaccatgttcttaatattttgagtttgtttttgtaggtcttttccttctcttgtgtttcctgcctagagaagttcctttggcatttgttgtaaagctgtggtttcgtggtgctaaattctcttaacttttgcttgtctgtaaaggttttaattttccatcaaatttgaatgagatccttgctgggtagcgtaatcgttcatcactttaaatatgtcctgccactcccttctggcttgcagagatttgctgaaagatcagctgttaaccttatggggattcccttgtgtgttatctgttgcttttccctcactgcttttaatattttttctttgtatttaatttttgatagtttgattaatatgtgtcttggcgtgtttctccttggatttttcctgtatgggatcTCTGttcttcctagacttgattgactatttcctttcccatgttatggaagttttcatgtataatctcttcaaatattttctcagaccctttttttttctcttcttcttctgggacccctaattcgaatgttggtgcatttaatgtcgcccagaggtctctgagactgtcctcaattcttttcattcttttttctttattctgctccgcCGTAGTtgtttcccctattttatcttccaggtcacttatctgttcttctgcctcagttattctgctattgattccttctagagaatttttaatttcatttattgtgttgttcatcatgtttatttgctctttagttcttctaagtccttgttaaacatttcttgtattttctccattctatttccaagattttggatcatctttactgtcattattctgaattctttttcaggtagactgcctatttcctcttcatttgtttggtctggtggctttttaccttgctcctccatctgctgtgtgtttctctgtcttctcattttgcttaacttactgtgtttggggtctccttttcacaggct
The genomic region above belongs to Balaenoptera musculus isolate JJ_BM4_2016_0621 chromosome 10, mBalMus1.pri.v3, whole genome shotgun sequence and contains:
- the LALBA gene encoding alpha-lactalbumin produces the protein MMSFVSLLLVGNLFHAIQAEQLTKCEVFQRLKDLDGYGGVTLPEWVCTVFHTSGCDTQTVVNNNGSTEYGLFQINNKIWCRDNHIPHSRDICGISCDKFLDDDLTDDIMCVKKILDNVGINYWLAHKALCSEKLDQWRCEKS